From one Halosimplex rubrum genomic stretch:
- a CDS encoding manganese catalase family protein, giving the protein MFYHDDKLQYPVEVEEPDPAFAKMLQEAIGGVEGEMRVCLQYMFQAFGVPDEHAEYRKLLMETAVEEIGHIEMLATAVAKNLEGAPTELREEMSSDGAVNAAMSGMLPRQYLSAGMNAMPIDANGNPFDASYVVASGNLAADMYANVMAESTGRLLAARLWEMTDDPGMKDMLSYLVARDAMHQNQWLKALHTLGDPEDPFDHLPIPNTFPEEEMPDEFDYSFMSTTRDGEEYEAPWTQGPSVDGTEDFSFVWEGDMEGAMRDISAADPDTHNEVASDDD; this is encoded by the coding sequence GTGTTCTACCACGACGACAAACTCCAGTACCCGGTCGAAGTAGAGGAACCCGACCCGGCGTTCGCGAAGATGCTGCAGGAGGCCATCGGCGGCGTCGAAGGCGAGATGCGCGTCTGCCTGCAGTACATGTTCCAGGCGTTCGGCGTCCCGGACGAACACGCCGAGTACCGCAAGCTCCTCATGGAGACTGCCGTCGAGGAGATCGGCCACATCGAGATGCTCGCGACGGCCGTCGCGAAGAACCTCGAGGGCGCTCCCACGGAGTTGCGCGAAGAGATGAGTTCGGACGGGGCCGTCAACGCGGCGATGTCCGGAATGCTGCCACGGCAGTACCTCTCGGCGGGCATGAACGCGATGCCGATCGACGCGAACGGCAACCCCTTCGACGCCAGCTACGTGGTCGCCAGCGGCAACCTCGCGGCGGACATGTACGCCAACGTCATGGCCGAGTCGACCGGTCGCCTGCTGGCGGCGCGGCTCTGGGAGATGACCGACGACCCGGGGATGAAGGACATGCTGTCGTACCTGGTCGCTCGCGACGCGATGCACCAGAACCAGTGGCTGAAGGCGCTGCACACGCTGGGCGACCCCGAGGACCCCTTCGACCACCTCCCCATCCCCAACACCTTCCCCGAAGAGGAGATGCCCGACGAGTTCGACTACTCCTTTATGTCGACCACCCGCGACGGCGAGGAGTACGAGGCCCCGTGGACGCAGGGCCCGTCCGTCGACGGGACGGAGGACTTCTCGTTCGTCTGG
- the pyrI gene encoding aspartate carbamoyltransferase regulatory subunit, translating into MSDRELRVSKIRNGTVVDHITAGQALNVLAILGIDADSGETVSVGMRVPSDRLGSKDIVKVEGRELSQDEVDVLSLIAPAATINIVQDFDVVKKHRVERPSEVVGVLSCPNRHCITTEDEPVESRFDVLDDGIRCTYCDTIVRDSIPEQIDVA; encoded by the coding sequence ATGAGCGACCGCGAACTCCGCGTCTCCAAGATCCGCAACGGCACCGTCGTCGACCACATCACCGCCGGCCAGGCGCTGAACGTGCTGGCCATCCTCGGCATCGACGCCGACAGCGGCGAGACCGTCAGCGTCGGCATGCGCGTCCCCAGCGACCGCCTCGGCAGCAAGGACATCGTCAAGGTCGAGGGCCGCGAGCTGAGTCAGGACGAGGTGGACGTGCTGTCGCTGATCGCCCCCGCCGCGACGATCAACATCGTCCAGGACTTCGACGTGGTGAAGAAACACCGCGTCGAGCGCCCCTCGGAAGTCGTCGGCGTCCTCTCCTGTCCGAACCGCCACTGCATCACGACCGAGGACGAGCCCGTCGAGTCCCGCTTCGACGTGCTCGACGACGGCATCCGCTGCACCTACTGCGACACCATCGTCCGCGACTCCATCCCCGAGCAGATCGACGTGGCCTGA